ATTGAATTTGTAGCCTGGTGATTGATCGGAATCATCTAGGCGTACGCGAATTCCTCGGCCTTTTAATTCTACAAAAACTTCATCTAATTTTTCCATGATTTCAGGGTTTTTCTTCCACGGTCCAACTGGTATTAAAACCACTTGTGTCGGCGCAATCCGTGGTGGTAAGACAAGACCTTGTTCGTCACCATGTGTCATAATGACCGAACCGATTAAACGGGTCGACGTCCCCCAAGAAGTTGTATGAACGAATTCATGCTTATTCTCTTTCGTTAAATATTTAATATCAAAGGCCTCGGCAAATTTCGTCCCCAAATAATGCGAAGTGCCCGCTTGAACTGCTTTCCCGTCCTTCATCATCGCTTCAATCGAATATGTATCAACCGCACCCGCAAAACGTTCGGAAGGGGTTTTTTGTCCATCGTAAACCGGTACTGCCAGTAGCTCCTCCACCACTTCTTTATAAATGTTCAGCATTTGCATCGTTTCCGCGCGAGCTTCTTCCTCATCTACATGCGCGGTATGTCCTTCCTGCCATAAAAACTCAGAAGTGCGAATGAAAGGAAGTGTTTTCTTCTCCCAGCGGAAGACGTTCGCCCATTGATTAATTAGGACGGGTAGGTCACGATAGCTTTTGATCCAATCTGAATACAGATAGCCAATCATTGTTTCAGATGTTGGTCGAAGTGCCAATCGTTCCTCCAACTTCTCCCCGGCTGCCTCAGTCACCCAAGGAAGCTCTGGTGAGAAACCTTCGATATGATCCTTTTCTTTTTCAAAAAAGGACTCCGGTATTAACATCGGAAAATACGCATTACGATGCCCCGTTTCTTTAAAGCGTCGGTCCATTTCGGCCTGAATATGTTCCCATATTTCATAGCCGTCCGGTTTAAAAGCAATACACCCGCGAACTGGCGTGTAATCCATTAAGTCCGCTTTTTGAATCGTATCGATATACCACTTTGAAAAATCATTTTTCTGTAGATTGGTCATAG
This DNA window, taken from Sporosarcina sp. 6E9, encodes the following:
- the proS gene encoding proline--tRNA ligase, with translation MTNLQKNDFSKWYIDTIQKADLMDYTPVRGCIAFKPDGYEIWEHIQAEMDRRFKETGHRNAYFPMLIPESFFEKEKDHIEGFSPELPWVTEAAGEKLEERLALRPTSETMIGYLYSDWIKSYRDLPVLINQWANVFRWEKKTLPFIRTSEFLWQEGHTAHVDEEEARAETMQMLNIYKEVVEELLAVPVYDGQKTPSERFAGAVDTYSIEAMMKDGKAVQAGTSHYLGTKFAEAFDIKYLTKENKHEFVHTTSWGTSTRLIGSVIMTHGDEQGLVLPPRIAPTQVVLIPVGPWKKNPEIMEKLDEVFVELKGRGIRVRLDDSDQSPGYKFNEWELKGVPIRVELGPRDLAKSEALIKARDEEEKVAAPLSTIADYVECALNTMQTRLLEKARAFREKHSHTHVDSLEQLAKHIAESAENGEIPGWVLAGWCGKDACEEQVKEETKFTTRNIPFNPPTTKSTCINCEKESKHTVWFARAY